The genomic window CTCCGATTGCGATTTCTATTGCAACCCCGCACCATTCTGTGTACTTCTGCACCCTTGGCCGTCCACACTGCCGGAAAAATGGCCATTAGAGCATGGTTCTCCATTACCAGAACCTTAAACCATCACTTCTTCCATTCTCTCTCTTCACCAAAAACCCACCACTCCCGACTCTTCTCCTCTCAAACCATCCTCCAAGATCCAAACTCACTTTCTTCATCACAATACATAAACGAAATCTCTCGAATTCTAAGCGATTTTCGAGACCCCCACCACGACTTGGAACGTCCTCTCACTGCTTTCTCCCAAAAAATAACACCGGGCCTAGTCGAGCAAGTGCTGAAAAGGTGCAAGAATCTTGGGTTCTCTGCTCACAGGTTCTTTCTTTGGGCAAAAAGACTTCCGGGTTTTGAACATAGCAAAGAGAGCTATCACATTCTTGTAGATATCCTGGGAAGTTCAAAACAATTTCCATTGATTTGGGATTTTCTTTCAGATATGAGAGAAACTCGATGCTGTGAAATTTGCCCCGAAATTTTTTGGCTTATTTTTAGGGCATATTGTAGAGCAAATTTGCCCGGAGATGCTATTCGGGCTTTTCACCAAATGGGTGATTTTGGAGTTAAGGCTGGGGTTGGTGATGTTGATCAGCTTTTGTATGTGTTATGCAAAAGGAAGCATGTGAAGCAAGCCCAAGAGTTTTTCGATAAAGTTAATGTTGAGGTTATGCCGAATGCGAAAACTTACAGCATTTTAATGAGAGGGTGGGGTGATGTTGGTGATTCTAGTGAAGCCCGTAAGTTGTTCGAAGAAATGCGTGAGAGAGGGTGTGCGGTGGATGTGGTTGCTTATAATAGTTTGTTGGAGGCTTTATGTAAAGGAGGGAATGTGGACGAAGCATATAAATTATTTCGGGAGATGGGCTCAAATGGACTTGCCCCAGATGCTTGttcatattcaatttttattcgAGCTTATTGTGAAGTGAATGATATTCATTCAGCTTTTCAGGTTCTTGATAGAATGAGGAGGTACAATCTTGTGCCTAACGTTTTTACTTACAATTGTATTGTCAAGAAGCTTTGTAAAAGTGAAAAGGTGGATGAGGCTTACCAGCTTCTAGATGAAATGATTGAGAGGGGTGTTAGCCCGGATTTGTGGAGTTACAATGCAATCCAAGCTTTCCATTGTGATCACTGTGAAGTTAATAAGGCTCTTAGGTTGATTTCTAGGATGGAGAAAGAGAATTGCATGCCGGATCGGCATACTTACAATATGGTGCTCAAAATGCTATTGAGAGTAGGAAGATTTGATAGGGTAACCGATGTTTGGGGGGGTATGGAGGAGAGGGGCTTTTATCCTGCAGCCTCAACATATGCTGTTATGGTCCATGgtttttgtaagaaaaaaggTAAACTAGAGGAGGCATGCAAATACTTTGAGATGATGATTGATGATGGGATACCACCATATTCTTGTACTGTTGAGCTGTTAAGAAACCGAGTCATAGGGTTAGGGTTCTCAGAGCAGATAGATGTACTTGCAGGTAAGATGGAGCGGAGCACCTCTTGTGTAATACAAGAGTTGTCTAGTGTAATGAGAGGTGAAAAGGCCTCTGGAAGATTAAGAAGTGAAGAGCAAAACCTTCCTAGTGAGGAAAGAGGAGAGGGCTATGAATATACTTGGTTGACTGAAGGATCTAGTTTGAGCCGTTAGTTTGTTTCTGCTTTCACTGTGATTCATCAAAGCCATCATGTCTTGGAGAACACTCTGATCTGTTTTGTAGGTATGAGACCAATATTCCTGGTCCTTGGTAACCATTTACTTATGATCTTTGGATTAGCTGCTATAATGCTTAAAAGCAAAGATATACTAATTTTCTTATGGTTTGCTATTTCCTTATCTCATGGAATGAATAAATGGGAAGCAATCATGTGATTATTTGGTTTGCAGACCATTCTGTGCCTGAGAGAACTGATTGCCAAGCGATCATGTGATCTTTGGATTAACAGAGGTCTGTTAAATGGAGAATTCAGGGTTAAATATCAAGGTTTCAGAGTAGGTGCTTATTTCATATTACTTGTTTCTGTCAGGCACAAGGCTGGTATATTTATGTGGCCTTGGATCCTTTCTCTGGTCAAGGGTAATAACAGTGATAAGAAATCAAGGCAAATGATTAAGCTGAAAGTGAGATGCAAcaatgtggtttctccaatggCTTTAGATGCTCAACAGTGAAGAAAGGCAGAATCCAAAGAACGTTGGCAAGGATCCGGATAAAATTCATCGGTTTCAGCTGACTTTACATGTGAAGACGCTTGTGCTATTTCTTAGCAGGATTATGTAAGTGCACCTGATGATGATCCACATATAGGGGTCCAATTTCACATTTCCATGTGTTTTTTCCCCTTCTCATtggatttccattttttttccccaaaactTCCTTGGTGttctttaaattttcttctctCATCCCTTCCCTACTTATATTCCCATGTTCGGTCTTCTTGTTCCTTAAACTAAGAATGTGTCTTCTAAAACTTTGACCATAATGTTATTTATCTCCTATCCCTCATTTCTATCTTATTAGAGTGActgataaattattttctgtTGGGTTCTTCACATCTTTTTTTTCCTGTTATGGtcatgaattattttattttacgaAAGAGCTGTTGTATTCGTGTTCCATCTTTAAAGCCTGTTTGCTTTCTTGACAGGTATGTTCCAATTCAATTGCATCTATTTGTATTCAAGTTGGTTAAAGCCATAAGACTACCTGCTCATTCTCGAAGTGCAGTGTTTGGACTCCAACAAAGTTGCATCTCATATTTGTTACCTGTTCATGGAATAGAGCATTACTATTGAGGTATGTTCTTGTAGGTCTTTGGTTGAAGGTGGTAGACCAGGAAATGGTCTCCCCAGAATTcttctttgtaatttttttctaacAAGCAATCATAAGTAGTTTTAGATGTGGCCATGACAAGCTACTGGTAAAACATCTCCTTGATGAATCTATCCTCTTGAAGAGGTTCAATGACTTCACTTGATGAACCTATCCTTTGACCAATAAGAATAAGCCACATGTAAatttaatatgaataaaaaattgaaaaaaaccaATTCTACAAATTACCTTTAAGAGGAAACAATCTCATGCATCTCACATTTACGTTATTTTTACAACAaccaattatattatttaacaaattattttatagaagtaaaatatttaaaattttgtgaaagaaaagttgacatttattttatgatataaagTTATAATACTAAGACCttgtgaaaaaaatcatttataaataaattaaaataagtatttattgttaaaaaatagaatgGTGATCTATCaattattaattgaaaattgtattattaaattttttatttattataattttatttttttatagagaaGATTAGGTGAAatattgaaagtattttttggggaaaaaaattaaaataagacaaTCATGTAAAATTTTGAGGGTATAGAAAATGTGAGGAGAATATCAATGATGTAAGAAAGGTATGAGGAGTGTCTTCaatttgttgttattgttgttgttgttgtttttttttatttatttaaattttgatatgttttttcaaaatattccaTGAATTGGAACTCAATAAAggtattttattgttatttgaaattaaaaaatcttaatttttttttttaaatgagaaataTTAAAGGTATGAAGAATGTCTTCATACCCAAAACTTTATAAGTATTCCCAAAACTTTATATCCAAAGTCTTCTTTTAGTTGTGCCTTAGTTTCATCAAGGGCCTATTTACCATATTTTCTtaatcttgtttttaaaagctgGTTTTGCtggttttaaattaaaaataaaaataaaaataggtttttagtattttataaaatcaagaaagtttgacaagttttttttttttaaataaaaaaatatttgagtaaaataattttctaaataaaaaagttttttaataaaaaacttgtttggataagttgtttttaaaattaattttttgttttgattctgtaaaaacattgtaaattccatttatataatataaattatatttaattaaggtcttattaaaaataaaaatgattatttaattacaaataaattaaaaaataaatatttgtttagtaaaatattaataatattattataataaaatcataaattatattttttattaaaaaaaattaatatatgttaATGTTAAcatcttcttaaaaatttttaattaaaaatgaataataataatttaaaataatagtttttgacaatattttatttaaaataaataataaataaagttcaactttttttaaattcatatggTTTATCtgttaattatttctttaacaattgatttaattttatattaagtgGTAAATGGCTAAACAATAACTTTTCACTCAATTATATTATgtctgaaaattaaaaaattgttttgggaaaaataattcaactttttgaatttttgaggaGGGGATTTGAAGAAGAATCTTATCTGCACAATGTGAAGGACATTCAATTAGAAGGGTAATTTGGTCCAAATGTTTGTGTTGATAGAAATATCAATTTCATGGAATCTAAGAGAGAAATATTGATATTCCTGGAAATTTtggtaacaaaaatattatgGAATTtggctaaaaaaaaatgaaaattttggatgaaataaaacaatcaataataataataataatgtaaattaggttgtataaaaaaataatataagcaTGATAGAGaaatattaaacaataaaaaaggatatatgGATGCCCATAGAAATGgagtttttaatgatttgatataaatattttaatttttccaatAGCTTATTACAAATTGGAATTGACATTTGTGGACAGTAAATATTGATGAAGCATATCTCTTATCCTTAAATTATATAGACATTTTTCAAAAAGTTGTtagaaaattgagttgaagacACTCTTACGTTGAGAGATTGATAAGATAGAAGAAgttttcattggtttttttGAACTTGTATTTTTCACGTGAGGTCAAATAAGACttgtttttattatgaaattatttttattatgaaaaattaatttttaaaaattggatcatcacttatttttatttatttttaaaataaaataagataaaaaataaaacattattgtgactccatttgaaaaaaaaaaaacatatttatgaaaaatggaGTCCAAATTCGGATATGAGGTTGCTTATTGGGAAAATACTATATGgaagtcttaaaaaaaatatttactaaatagAGATGATAGTTTGTTGAGCTATATAGGCCACCAGTCCTACCCGCTCTTAGTGGGACATATATGAGAAGATGGTAATGGAGAATGGTACAATTTTGGggaaattttcaaaacccaaatCAAATTCGAGGTGAAGATGGATTTTTTACCAACTTACCTCGTCCTATCCCGCCTTCGATACAAAGTTATAGACTTATCCATCAAGTATtacaaaatgccaaaaaaaaaaaaatccttattattatgaattaaacaagaaatttaaaactcaaataatgatatatcaatatcataaatttatggacaaaaattgatttaaaatatctattatttttcttttacatagaataattattttctaatttttttaagcaCACAAATAAGTTCCAAATTAAATATAGAATGTTATGTTTACCAATTAgtttatcaaaaaaagaaaagaaaaaattcattttttttctttaaaaaatatattttattttattttcacatttcaTAATTGATAAACTAAacgaataaaaatgaaattattcgtTTAAGGTGAAGGCCCAAATGAAATACAAATCAATCCTAACTCTACCTTGTCTCTTCTGCTATATAAACCATCAAAGCTCTTAAAGAATCATCATGAAACTAAGAGCCAGTCTACataaccatttttatttttcctagaGAGTTGTCCTCTTATCAATATTGTCATCTCAATCGATCAAcccatgcaaaaataaaagcCTAACGAAATAATGAGCCTAAATCAATGATCGAAACCAATACCAAGCAATCATCTAAAGCAAAAAGGCCTAAACTCAAGCAATCAATAGCCTAAATAGACAATTATGCAAGTCCAAAATAACAACTAAATATCAAAACCCAAGTCCAAACTAAAGTGTATTTGAATCATTACCCAAACCCATGTCAACAATCCAAGCAAAGGAAGGCCTAAAACATATATCCAAAGCctaaaattgaaaacaattattgtAGAAATCAAAGGGAGAAATTAACTCATTTTTTGAGCTCTAAGATAGAGAAGAATGTTTGTTGGTAAGGTTTAGTGTGCAGTGGCTATGAGAGGATGTGTGAGGCAGCCATGGCAACATGGGCAATTAGCGGCAACATGGACAATTAATAGCAACTGGTTGTGGGAAAAAAGGTAGGTGTTAGGTATGGGTCTATTGGTAATGGTGGCGAAGTCAACCATACTTGTAAGGAGAGAAAGGGAAATGGagataaaagagagagagagaaagagaaagaaagaaagagataaaGAAGGTTGTGGGGGTCGCCATGGATGTGGAGATATAATAGGTGTTGATGGAATAAAGCCTTagaaagcatgatatgatgtaactattttagattcattaataaatttatttatttatgtttctggcatggtttctttttattattcctTATACATTAATTGATTATCTAAACATTCACGtccatatcacttgcattgtatatgacttaggtGTATTAAGAGTTGTATAAAGGATACAAACCATGGATTTATTataagatgataagttgttcacaatcGGTTTATGGATTTAAGTAATCTAATAAAAACTATattgcactacctcctaattagaaggatgacttgtcttgatcGTCATAATAGGGTTCTCATgatgagtgcattagtgtgtatgTTTACACATTAGATATGACCTACATTGAATCATGACCTAAGTTTATTAGGTTATCACAATTCACCAAGTTGCTATACTACATAAACTTTCAACATTTAAAAGATGTCGAGTCTGTTCTGAAATCAACAAGAAGCTTTAACTTATAGGTGATTCTAATGTAATCATGTCCCTACGGATTAGGTTAGTGTTGATGTAGGTTAGtggcaaaaaatattttcaatagaagGACCATGATATCCCATGGGTTAAGATAATGTATCTCTTTAGGTGATCTAAATGACATATGATAAAGAAAACTATGGTTATAACAATTTCTTTAGTAGAATTAACATATGCTCTTTAGAGCTAATGTATGTCAATTCATTACATAATAAAATGATCTATAATTTAAGGATTAGAAACATAATCTTGATAGGTTAATAACACTACTTTGTTATATTATAGACACCAGTTTATAAGGAGTCTGCATATAATGAATAGTCGATCATAGATCGGAATTATGCCTTActgtaatttcataggatattAGGGTGTAATTAATTCTCTTTAATGgagtgttgaatcaacttcaaaattacaTTCTAAGGGAGTCAATTTTttcttatgggtcctagtggtaatagttgattctctttagtaaAGTGTTGAATCAAcatcaaaattggattataggaaagtcaatattttcctatgggtcctagtggtagtagttgattctctataataaagtgttgaatcaactttgaaattggattataaaaaaatcaatattttcctatgggtcctaatggtccccaTTGGAACTCCTAATTCATGATGACATGTTTTATTTTAGGGATGTTGGTTTCCagttcataagtgtgcataagggtattttggtaaaagTGTAAGGTTGTATTAAATCTTATGAATGATCTTTTTGAAATGACATTAGAGCTCAatagggctaattaattaattaattatgacttAGGTGGATTGGATTATATGACCTAAGCCCAACTAgaactcaagtcacttaagctcacaAGTAGCCCTATATAAAGCTCTTAAGGGTTTAGgttttaagacaaaaaaaaaaacccctaatTACCCTCAAGAAGGAAGAGAAGCTTACACTTCTATTGTATGTTTAAGTCTATGCAAGGAGAGATCAGGTGAAATAACAGCAAGTAGATGAGATCTATGGCATCTTTGATGACTTCatcaaattgaatttgatttgggaacattaaGTAATCTTAATTGTTTTTGAGTCATGTTTACGCTTTGATTAGATCTAAAGAAGCCTAAAGTTAGATTACATGCACACTATTAATCTAGGTATAGGAACAAACCAATCCAAGTTCCCAGGAAGTGGTAGGGGGGTTTCATGGGAAAGAATAGATAAAAAGAAGTATGCTAATAACAAGTCTTAGTAATTACTTGTGAGGTAATGTTATCATATACCTTGGAAAGGGTGACAACATTCCATGAAATATATAATCATGCTTGCATCAAGGTATTAATACTAGCCATAACATACAAggttaagaaaatatttttacaatatcAACTCCTTCAATTTaactatatttataattttttaaattcttttttgataaaatcataagataatatcaaataggaaaataatatatatacatatattattaattcaaatgataAAGCATCGTGTTATTAGGATGAATGTCACTTATTAGGACCACACTTTCGAATGTCAGTCCTAACCCGTTATGCTACTGTAGACCCCCCAAGGAGCTGGGGgacttttattatttctttgctGTTTTTCCGGACGGCTCTCAAGTGGGCTGCTTTCAGGCGGCTGATGGGAGAGGCAGCAGAGAGGCTTGTGGGAGaagccaaagaaaaagaagctaaagggaaaaaaagaaaaaaaaaaaagaaggtggTGGAGAGAGGATGGTTTTCGGAAGATAAGAAACAGAGAGGAAAAGAGCGAGTAGAAGGCAAGTTGTATGATCTTCGCTTGAGGATTCAGGTACGGCGATTATGAGCACTTTCACTctgtattttctttattctcCTTGTTTGACATCATCGTGCTTAGGCATGGTTTATTGGGTTTGTTAAGATATGTGCTTCGCTTTGCCTCTTCTCTGGGTTTTTAAGGGTTCTTTGTGTAACAGACATGTTGAAGATGGGGTCCctctttcatattattattttctttctcacttTCTTGGTTCTCACTGGTTCCAGTTCAGAATCTGCCGAACTCTTAACCCTCTATGACTCTTCTCCAGTGGTTCTTCAAGCAATGTCTCACACCGGTGTTCCAATAGCAGTTTCTGTCAGTGAGGATGACCTCAATGAGGTCCCCGGGAGTGTTTTAATGGTTGAAAGTTGGATCAGAAACCATGTTTTGGCCCACCACCCTTCTACAAATATCACCATCATTGTTGTGGGGAACACCGTTCTCTGTAACAAAGACCAAGAAGACAAGTTGAGGTTGGTTTTGCCATCTCTGAGGAACGTCTATTACTCCCTAACAAGGTGGGATTTGGAGAAAGATATCAAAGTCTCAGCCGCTTTTTCTTCCAATTGTTTAAACCCTGACTCTGTTCTTGATAGAGATGACTTGGCTGACAAAGTTATCAAGCCTCTACTCTCCTTTCTTGAGCTTACAAACTCAACTTACTCTATCAACCCTCCTACAAATTTCTCTCCTTTGTCAGATGAGAGTGCAGGTTTGGTGTCTTCACACTCAGAGTCAATGAAAAAGCTTCGAACGTCAAAGCTGAGGGTTAATGTGATAGTTCAAAGCGCAAAGGAAGGCAAACCCCAGAGCAGGAAGCCCTCATTCATGCATTCCAAGTTTGTAGAACCATACCCAACTAGCTCATCCTCCAAGTCCCATGCACAGGGACACCCTCATATCCTCTCACCCACATATCCATCACCAAGACCCGAcctccatttcttcttcttaccCATCTTGCTAACCTTCACActcatctttctctctctacaccacgtgCCATCTCAAACTCGTTTTCTTCACTCCTCCAACCCACTTCCTTCATCAATCCTCACCCATGCATGGCATCATCGCTCCTCACACTCCCCGAACCTGCAGCCATCCACTCATCACGCCACTAGCTGCCATCACCCGCTCCGGCTATGCGGATGTCTGCACCAGCCACCATGGCAGCAGCGTCTTCTGGACGCCGTCACGGCTCTCCTTTTCATCGTGCCGCCATGGCTCCCCTCTTCATCATGCCGCCGGTGGTGGAAGGCTCCTTTCGAGGTTGACGCGCGGGTGGAGAGACAAACGGAGAAGAGAAGGGCTGTTTGAGCTTTGCCCACATTGGctttgggcttgggtttgaaTTTGGAACCCAGGCCCAAGCCTATGTTGAAGTTTGAGGTTAGCCCATGATGGCTTTGGGCTTAGTTTTGAATTTAGAGCCCAGCCCATTTTGCATTATGGGATAGCCCCATAGCTCCCCATGCCTGCTACCCTTATTAAGGTGGCCCAGGTCCACGTCAAGCCAGCCCATTAGGCTCCCCCAAACTttaagtaattttataaaaacctTTGATATCCATGATTAATTAGTTTATTCATCCCTTTCATTTGTTATCTAAGTTTATGTCTACCAATTTAGTTAGCCCAACTTGAAGACAATTAAAGGACAAATTATTAAGGTTGGATGTCCTTTCAAGACACAAGATAATTCATATTTCGccttccaatttttaaattatgtctAAATcaccatatataaaaaaaacttttgtatgaattaatttatattgGACTCAAGGAACTTTCTATACTTCTAAACTTTaattcctattttcaaaacttaggtctttaagtaat from Vitis vinifera cultivar Pinot Noir 40024 chromosome 9, ASM3070453v1 includes these protein-coding regions:
- the LOC100254318 gene encoding pentatricopeptide repeat-containing protein At1g52640, mitochondrial, with protein sequence MAIRAWFSITRTLNHHFFHSLSSPKTHHSRLFSSQTILQDPNSLSSSQYINEISRILSDFRDPHHDLERPLTAFSQKITPGLVEQVLKRCKNLGFSAHRFFLWAKRLPGFEHSKESYHILVDILGSSKQFPLIWDFLSDMRETRCCEICPEIFWLIFRAYCRANLPGDAIRAFHQMGDFGVKAGVGDVDQLLYVLCKRKHVKQAQEFFDKVNVEVMPNAKTYSILMRGWGDVGDSSEARKLFEEMRERGCAVDVVAYNSLLEALCKGGNVDEAYKLFREMGSNGLAPDACSYSIFIRAYCEVNDIHSAFQVLDRMRRYNLVPNVFTYNCIVKKLCKSEKVDEAYQLLDEMIERGVSPDLWSYNAIQAFHCDHCEVNKALRLISRMEKENCMPDRHTYNMVLKMLLRVGRFDRVTDVWGGMEERGFYPAASTYAVMVHGFCKKKGKLEEACKYFEMMIDDGIPPYSCTVELLRNRVIGLGFSEQIDVLAGKMERSTSCVIQELSSVMRGEKASGRLRSEEQNLPSEERGEGYEYTWLTEGSSLSR